A DNA window from uncultured Methanoregula sp. contains the following coding sequences:
- a CDS encoding YkgJ family cysteine cluster protein gives MTDNWLLKAEEICHTCGGHCCDGAQPPLSSERIAIILKGGDFAHCIGKDGYRFVRSKENGECTLQKNGRCQIHAIKPETCRAGPFTFDVKGDTIEIFLKFESICPIVRLLKDVPEAYEQQYNAAVTHITHLVAHLPQDELDVICQIEEPETELVAKIPRQYL, from the coding sequence ATGACCGACAACTGGCTTTTGAAGGCAGAAGAGATCTGCCACACCTGCGGAGGGCACTGCTGCGACGGCGCACAGCCCCCGCTGAGTTCCGAACGTATTGCAATCATCCTGAAAGGAGGCGACTTTGCCCACTGTATTGGAAAAGACGGGTACCGCTTTGTCCGGTCAAAGGAGAACGGGGAATGCACCCTGCAGAAGAACGGGAGATGCCAGATCCATGCCATCAAACCGGAGACCTGCCGGGCAGGCCCTTTCACGTTCGATGTGAAAGGGGATACGATCGAGATATTCCTCAAGTTCGAGAGCATCTGCCCCATTGTCCGCCTTCTCAAGGATGTGCCGGAGGCTTATGAGCAGCAGTACAATGCGGCAGTCACCCACATCACGCACCTTGTAGCACACCTCCCGCAGGATGAACTGGATGTCATCTGCCAAATCGAAGAGCCGGAGACCGAGCTCGTTGCGAAGATCCCGCGACAGTACCTCTGA